GCGCGAGGACGCCCTGGCCCGCGCCAAACGCACCCTGGGGGACGACCACCCGACGACGCTGGCGATCGCCCGCGGTGTCCGGCTGGACTCCGACATCGAGCCACCGACCATCTGAGACGCCGCCCTTGTGAACCACCGCCCCTGTGGGACGCCGGACGGCACAGGAGCCGTCCGGCTGCCCACGAGCCCCGTAGCTGACGGGTTGTAGGATGCCGCCACCATGGTGCCCTTCCGGCAGTTCCTGCTGAAGATCCACAGCCGCTGCAATCTCGCGTGCGACTACTGCTACGTCTACGAGTCGGTGGACCAGAGTTGGCGCGACCGCCCCCGGACCATGGCTCCCGGCGCCGTGCGCCGCGCGGCCGCACTCATCGCCGAGCACGCCCGGGACCACGCCCTGAGCGAGGTCCGTGTCGTGCTGCACGGCGGCGAACCGCTCCTGGTGGGGGCCGAGCGGCTGGACGCCGTGCTGCGCGAACTCACCGGCGCCCTCGACGGCGTGGCGCGGCTGCGGCTCGACCTCCAGACCAACGGCCTGCGGCTCGTCGAGGACCCGGCGCTGCTGCCGGTTCTGGCCCGCCACGGGGTGCGCGTGGGGGTCAGCCTCGACGGCACCCCCACCACCCACGACCGGCATCGCCGACGCCCCGACGGCCGCGGCAGCCACGCCGATGTCGCCCGGGCGCTCCGCCTCCTGGACGGGCCCCACCGCGCCCTGTACGCCGGTGTGCTGTGCACCATCGACCTGGACGCCGACCCGGTGGAGACCTACGAGGCGCTGCTGGAGTTCGCGCCGCCCCGGCTGGACCTGCTCCTGCCGCACGCCACCTGGCAGACCCCACCGCCCGGACTGGCAGGTCGCACCACCCCGCCCCGGACGGCACCGGGAGCACTCCCCGCGGAGCGGGTGCCGTACGCGCGATGGCTGTGCGCGGTGTTCGACCGCTGGTACGACGCCCCGCGCCGGGAGACCGGGATCCGGCTCTTCGAGGAGATCCTGGTGCTGCTGCTCGGCGGCACCGCCAGCAGCGAGACCGTCGGACTGACCCCCGTCGACCTCGTGGTCGTCGAGACCGACGGCACCATCGAGCAGGCCGACTCCCTCAAGGTGGCCTATCCCGGAGCACCCTCCACCGGTCTGGACGTCTACCGCCACACCTTCGCCGACGCCGCCCGCCAGGAGGCCTTCCGGGTGCGTCAGCGCGGGCGGGCCGGGCTCGGTCCCGTCTGCGCGGCCTGCCCCCGCTCGGCGGTGTGCGGCGGCGGCCTGTACGCCCACCGCTACCACCCCGGGGCCACGCCGACCCCCTTCGCCGCCCCGTCCGTCTACTGCCCGGACCTCGCCGTGCTCGTCGACCACATCGCCGGCCGTGTGCGCGACGACATGACGGCACTGCGCACCGCCGCGCAGCCGGCCCCGCGCTGACACCGGCGCCCCACGGCCGCCCCGACCCGTGAGGAGCAAGCACTCCGTGCCCGCCCCGCCCCCCGACACCCTCCCCACGCACTCCGTCGCCCCGGACACCTTCGACGCCGTCGCCCGGGCCCGGGGCGGCGCCGCGGCCGTCGCCGAGCTGCGGCGCGGCCAGCTCAGCAAACGCCTGCTGCTGACGGTGGCCGTACGCCGGTCGCTGCCCGAGGACACCGGCTTCGCCGCGTCCGTACGGCGGCTCGACGAGATGCGCCGCGAGAACCCCGGCCGCTGGCAGGAGACGATCCTCCACCCCTACCTGGACGAGGGACTGGCCCGCGCGCTCGCCGAACAGGCTCGTGGCGGCCGTCCCGACCTCGCCTGGTTCGACGAACTGGTCCGCGGCGGCCCGGCCGCGCTCTCCGGGCCGCGACTGCTGACCAGCGCGTGCGACGGCGCCGTTCTGCGTCTGCGGCTGGCCGACCGCGGCCCCCACCGGAGCGTGCACGGTCACCGGCCCGCCGACCCGCAGACCGGCGAGGAGGTGGACCACTGGCAGCGGCTGCTGGACGGCGCCTGGCAGGTCCTGGTCCGCCGCCATCCCTGGCACGCCGAGGCCGTCGCCGCCTGTCTGACCACCCTGGTGCCGCTGCGTCCCGCGCCCGGCGGCACGTCGGTGAGCTCCGCGGCCCGCCGGGCCTACGGCGCCGTCGCCCTGTCCCCGCCCGGCGGCCCGGTGCTCCTCGCGCTCACCCTGGTCCACGAGTTCCTGCACATCCAGCTCGGCGCCCTGCTCGACCTCGTCCCGCTGCACGGCCCGGTGTCGTCGGCCCGCTACCACGCGCCCTGGCGCCCCGACCCCCGCCCGCTGGACGCACTCCTCCAGGGCACCTACGCCCACCTGGGCGTCTGCGACTTCTGGCGCACCGAGCGCACCACCGCTCCGGCCGATCCCCGGTCCGAACGGGAGTACACCACCTGGTACGGGTACACCCGCGGCGCCGTCGACACCCTCCTCGGCAGTGGCGAACTCCTCCCGGTGGGCCGCCGCTTCACCGAGGAGATGCGCCGGGCCCTCACCTCGCCGGGGGAGCGGCGGGGCAACCAAGAGCACCTTCCACCTGTCTGAACAGGCGGAGCCGGCGTGGTGCGCGCCGGCGGTGAGGAGCTCCGGGTGACTTCCGTACGAGTCTGGGGACCTGGTGTCGGGGCGGTGGCGGTCCTCGTGGCGAGCGGTGTCTGGGCCATGCGGCCGGTCGAGGTCGAAGGGCGGCTGTGGGACGAGGTGCGTCCCGCGATCGAGGCGCGGCTCGTGGAGCAGGTGCGCGGGAGCGGGGTCGGGGAGCCGGCGGGCGCGCGGTGGTTCTGCCGGGCGCGGGCCGTGGACCTCGTCGAGCGGGACGGTCTCGTGCGGGCCGGGGTCAGCACGGTGTGCGCGGAGTACGGGGTGCGCTCGGGGAGCCTGGTGGAGTGCGCCGGGGCCGAGGTGCCGCAGGTGATGCGGCTGCGGCGGGAGGCCGACGGCGACTACCGGGTCGTGTCCCAGGAGGTGCCGCCCGACGGCGAGGGCAACGCGCAGTGGCTGACGTCCCGCTTCGGCCGAGCCACCGCGGCCTCCCTGGACGACACCGTCCCGACCACCACCCTGGAAGCAGCGGCCCGCACCCACTTCGGCCTGCCGGCCGACGCTCCGGTCGGCTCCTGCTGAGCTCGGGCGCAGCCGCCGCTGATACGCCCCCTCACTCCTCCGCCAACTCCGCCACCCCGGTCACCCGGTGCAGCGGATACGTCCGGACCTCGTCCGCCGTGTGGTCGTAGGCCGTCACGAAGCCGCCCTCCACCCGGATGGGGGCGATGACCCGCTGGCTGGCGGAGCCCTCGGCGTTGACGTAGCCGATCCAGAGGGCCTCGCCGGTGAGGACGGCGGCCTGCATGGTGGCGAGGGTCTCGGCGGAGCTGGTGCGGGGGAGTTCGCCGGCGGCGAGCGGGGGCCGGTCGGTCGGTTTGCGGGGGGCGGTGGAGGCGAGGTCGCCCGCCCGGACCGCCCGGATCGCGGCGGCGAGGAGTGTCGCGTCAGGGACCGGGGGACCGTCCGGGACCGGCTCGGGGGCGGTGCGCGGCGGGGTGCGGTGGGCGTGCGCGCGGGTGATCAGGACGTCGCCCTCGGCGGACTCGGCGGCCGGGGCGAAGCCCATCGCGCGCAGGCCCTCGAGGAGCGAGGCCGGGTCGGCCTGGGCGGCCAGCACCGTCGGGGCGAGGCGGCGCAGGCGCAGCCCGGCGGCGCGTTTGTCGGCGAGGATCTCGTTGAGCAGGGCGTCGTCGTCGCAGCGGACGTACGCCGAGGCCGCGCCGACCCGCAGATGGCCGTGCCGTCGGGCCACGTCGTCGATCAGATACGTCAGCGGCTGCGGGACCGGTGTCCGGGAGTGCGCGGCGAGGAAGGCGTGCAGGTCGGAGGCGGACTGCCCGGCGTCCAGGGCGCGGCGCACCGACCCCGGCGTGAAGCGGTACACCGTCGCCCCGCCCTTCGACTCCACGTCCGCCAGGACGTCCAGCACGTCGGCCAGCGGCCGCCGCAGCGGACCGGGGGCCACCGCCGTCAGGTCGGCCTGGAGCAGGACGTGGTCGAGGGGCTCGGGCAGCAGCGGGGCGAGCAGCCGGGCCGCCGCCGCGGAGGCGGTGGCCTGCTCGGCGGCGGAGAGGGGCTCGGGGACGGCGGCGGGGCGGTGATGCACGGGGAGCTTGTCCCCGGGGCCCCGCGGCTCCGGGGTCCTCGGGTCGGCGTCCGGCGTCCGCGGCGCGGCCGCGCCCAGCAGCGCCCGCCCGTGCCCCGACAGCGCCCCCCGCCCGGTCACCCCCAGCAGCTCCGCCTCCTTCAGCGTCCACTCGGCGAGCCGCGAGCGCAGGTCCTCCTCCCGGCGCTGCGGCCGCTCCCAGCGCAGCCGGGCGAGCACGGACTCGGCCGACGGCGAGGCCCCCTCCGGCAGTCCCGCCAGCAGCGTCAGCACCCGGTGCCGTACCTCCGGGGCCGCGCCGCGGTCCAGCCCCGGGCCCAGCGCCGACAGGGTGCGGTCCTTCGCGTCCCGCCCGCCCACCAGCCCCGGGGTCCGGGTGGCCGTCAGCCAGGCCTCCGCCAGCCGCGCCCAGCGCTGGGCGGGCGGCTGCTCCAGCCACTCGTCGTGGGCCGGGGTCGCCGCGTACCGCTCGTCGGCCTCGCCGTCGGAGGCCACCAGGCCCGCCGCGTACGCCAGCTCGACCCAGAAGGCCGCGACCGGCTCCGAGACGTCCAGCGCGACCGCCGTGCGCTTGAGGTCGCGCACGCTCAGGCCACCCGCCCGCAGGACCGCGGGCCCGCCCTCGTCCCAGTCCTTCAGCAGCTCCTCGACGGTCGCGAGCGCGGTGTACGCCTGCCCGGCCGCCGTCGCGTCCACAACCTGTGGACGGTGCGTGGCCGCGGGCTCCACGGCCGGCGGCAGCGGCTCCACCGCGCGGTGGGCCCGCCCGTCCCGCAGGTGCAGGGCAACTTCCCGCGGCAGTACGACCGTCCCGGGCGCCGTCGGCACCAGCAGCCCCAGGTCCAGCAGGCGGCGCAGATGGGCTGCCGGGTCGGCGGTGACCTGCCCGTACGGCGGCCCCCAGACCAGCCGGGACAGCACCTCCCGTGACTCCTCCGGGAGCCCGGCGAGCAGCGCCGACATCCGCTTCCGGTCCGTGAACAGGGCCGTCAGCGACGCCACCGCCGACACCGCGTCGTGCGTCGAGCCGAGCCCCGCCGCCGTCACGATGTCCTGGATGCGGCCCGGGGACATCCCGGCCGTGGCCTCCTGCACGGTCGGCCCGAGCCCGGTCGGCGAGGGATGCTGCGGCGACGGGGCGAGCAGCTCGCGGGCGGTGCGGACCAGCCGGAGCCGGTCGTCGTCGCCCCAGACCAGGGCCTGCTCCCGCAGGGTGCCGAGCGCGCGGGGCAGCGCCGCCGAGACGGCCGGGTCGCCCGCGTCACCGGTCAGCAGCCGCTCCAGTTCGCCGTACGGCGCCGGGTCCGCCGCCACCGCCAGCGCCTCCGCCGTCCGCAGCGCGAACAGGTCCAGCCGCTCCAGCGCCCGCACCACCGACGCCCGTGTCCCGGCCCGGGTGGCGAGCTGGGTGAGGTCGGTCGGCACGGGCGTGATGAGGTCGGGGCGGGCACGCAGAAGCGCGGCCAGGGAGTCGTCGTCCCTGGCCCGGAGCGCTTCCGCGAGGGAGCGCGGCGGTACGGCCGGGTTGCTCATCCGACCAACGGTAGCGGGTGCCCGGGCTGGGCAGGGGCGCCCACCGGGGCGGACCGGATATCGCTGACCTGCGGTCCCCCGCACGGGCCTGTCGCACCCGACCTGCGCTAGTTTCGTCCCACGGGGTATCCAACGCACCCGCCCCGGAGGGGACTTCGTGGGTATCGAGAGCGACCAGGTCGTCTACGAGTATCTGAGCCGCGTCGGCGACGTGGCCCAGCAGCGGCAGTTGCCGTCGTCGACCCGTATGCGGCTGGTCTCCGAGCTGCGCAACGAGATCGACCGGCGGCGCGCCAAGGCCCCGGTGGACTCGCCCGCCGCCGTCCGCCGGATCATCGCCCGACTGGGCAGCCCCGACGAGGTGGTGACCGCCGCGGGCGGATCCGCGGCCGGCGCCCCGCAGGCGCCGGTCGTCTCCATGCCCGTGCAGCGGGACCGGGAGTCGCAGGAGGACGACGGGGAGCGGCGGACCGGGCTGCGCAAGATGGTGCCCCGTCCGCGTCCCGCCGACCCGCCGCCCCCCGACCCGGCCGTCTCCCACGGTCCCCACTCGGCGGGCCTGGACGAACTCGGTGATCCCGCGACGCAGCCCGACTGGTGGCGGGTGGACGACAGCCCCTTCGGCGTCGGCGACAGTGTGCCGGGCTTCGTGGGCGGGGTGGAGATCCCGGAGCTGCTGAAGCCCCCGCCGCCGAAGGAGGAGAAGAAGCCCGAGCCCGTCGTCGAGCAGCCCGCGGCGCAGGTGCCCGCCCCGAAGACCCGCACGGCCTGGTGGCGGCCCCGCACGAAGGCCGTGGAGCCGGTGGTCGAGGCCGCCCCGGTCCGGCGCCGCCTGTTCCGCGCCTCGGGAGCGGGAAGCTGGAGCAATCCCCTGCTCCTGCTCGCCGCCGCCCTCCTCGTCGCCGGTGCCGTGCTCGGCAACCTGCTCGTCCTGATCGTGGGCTGGCTCATCGCCTGGGCCTCACGCCGCCTCACCGACGCGGAGACGAAGTGGGCGGTCGTGATCCTGCCCGGCCTATCCCTCACCGCGGGCCTGGTCTGGCTGTGGGGCCGCAACGAGGGCCGCTGGGGCGAGCCCATCGCCCAGGGCCACATGAACGACGCGATCGCCGAGACCTGGCCCTGGGTGGTGCGAGGCGCGGCCGTGGCCTCGGCCCTGTTCCTGGTGTGGCGCTCCCAGCGGCACCGGTAGCCGCGACGCCGCCACGCTGACCCACACGGGACCGCTACCGAGGCCCCTACCGCGGCAGCGGCGGCGTGAGGGCCCGGGACGCCGCTGCCGGGAGCCTTGGCGCGGCAGCGGCCGCGTCAGGCCACAGGAGATCGCCGCCCCGCGGGGGTACTGCCGTAGCCCGCGTGAGGGTCCGGAAGGCTATCGACGGGTCCCACCGCGGCAGCGACCCCGCCAGCCCGCAGGAGATCGCCCCACGGGGGTACCGCCGTAGCCCGCGTGAGGGCCCGGGACGCCGCTGCCGGGAGCCCTACCGCGGCAGCGACCCCGCCAGGCCGGCGGAAGCCGCTGCCCCACGGTCGTATCGCCGCGGCGGTCGCCCCAGGGCGTCGGAAACCGCTGTCCCGCCGTCC
Above is a window of Streptomyces griseorubiginosus DNA encoding:
- a CDS encoding FxsB family cyclophane-forming radical SAM/SPASM peptide maturase, with amino-acid sequence MVPFRQFLLKIHSRCNLACDYCYVYESVDQSWRDRPRTMAPGAVRRAAALIAEHARDHALSEVRVVLHGGEPLLVGAERLDAVLRELTGALDGVARLRLDLQTNGLRLVEDPALLPVLARHGVRVGVSLDGTPTTHDRHRRRPDGRGSHADVARALRLLDGPHRALYAGVLCTIDLDADPVETYEALLEFAPPRLDLLLPHATWQTPPPGLAGRTTPPRTAPGALPAERVPYARWLCAVFDRWYDAPRRETGIRLFEEILVLLLGGTASSETVGLTPVDLVVVETDGTIEQADSLKVAYPGAPSTGLDVYRHTFADAARQEAFRVRQRGRAGLGPVCAACPRSAVCGGGLYAHRYHPGATPTPFAAPSVYCPDLAVLVDHIAGRVRDDMTALRTAAQPAPR
- a CDS encoding aKG-HExxH-type peptide beta-hydroxylase, whose amino-acid sequence is MPAPPPDTLPTHSVAPDTFDAVARARGGAAAVAELRRGQLSKRLLLTVAVRRSLPEDTGFAASVRRLDEMRRENPGRWQETILHPYLDEGLARALAEQARGGRPDLAWFDELVRGGPAALSGPRLLTSACDGAVLRLRLADRGPHRSVHGHRPADPQTGEEVDHWQRLLDGAWQVLVRRHPWHAEAVAACLTTLVPLRPAPGGTSVSSAARRAYGAVALSPPGGPVLLALTLVHEFLHIQLGALLDLVPLHGPVSSARYHAPWRPDPRPLDALLQGTYAHLGVCDFWRTERTTAPADPRSEREYTTWYGYTRGAVDTLLGSGELLPVGRRFTEEMRRALTSPGERRGNQEHLPPV
- a CDS encoding helicase C-terminal domain-containing protein is translated as MSNPAVPPRSLAEALRARDDDSLAALLRARPDLITPVPTDLTQLATRAGTRASVVRALERLDLFALRTAEALAVAADPAPYGELERLLTGDAGDPAVSAALPRALGTLREQALVWGDDDRLRLVRTARELLAPSPQHPSPTGLGPTVQEATAGMSPGRIQDIVTAAGLGSTHDAVSAVASLTALFTDRKRMSALLAGLPEESREVLSRLVWGPPYGQVTADPAAHLRRLLDLGLLVPTAPGTVVLPREVALHLRDGRAHRAVEPLPPAVEPAATHRPQVVDATAAGQAYTALATVEELLKDWDEGGPAVLRAGGLSVRDLKRTAVALDVSEPVAAFWVELAYAAGLVASDGEADERYAATPAHDEWLEQPPAQRWARLAEAWLTATRTPGLVGGRDAKDRTLSALGPGLDRGAAPEVRHRVLTLLAGLPEGASPSAESVLARLRWERPQRREEDLRSRLAEWTLKEAELLGVTGRGALSGHGRALLGAAAPRTPDADPRTPEPRGPGDKLPVHHRPAAVPEPLSAAEQATASAAAARLLAPLLPEPLDHVLLQADLTAVAPGPLRRPLADVLDVLADVESKGGATVYRFTPGSVRRALDAGQSASDLHAFLAAHSRTPVPQPLTYLIDDVARRHGHLRVGAASAYVRCDDDALLNEILADKRAAGLRLRRLAPTVLAAQADPASLLEGLRAMGFAPAAESAEGDVLITRAHAHRTPPRTAPEPVPDGPPVPDATLLAAAIRAVRAGDLASTAPRKPTDRPPLAAGELPRTSSAETLATMQAAVLTGEALWIGYVNAEGSASQRVIAPIRVEGGFVTAYDHTADEVRTYPLHRVTGVAELAEE